In Cicer arietinum cultivar CDC Frontier isolate Library 1 chromosome 7, Cicar.CDCFrontier_v2.0, whole genome shotgun sequence, the genomic window GATCAACAAATCCCGAATCACGATCGAGCAGCAGCGAGAAACAACCCAGAAGCACAATCTCAACATCGAAAAATTGTGAAAGACAATCACGAATCGCGAATATGAAACCAAGAGTCGAACAAGCAACTACAGGCAACTATGATTGAGAGTTCGCAACGTAATCACGAAACAAGCAAGGACCAAGAACGAAACAAACGATTTCAAGAGCGACCCAGTGGGGTGTCACTGAATAAAGCCGAGATTAACTAAGAGCTCACAGGTTTGATCGAACCTGCTGATACCATGTCACAAATTAGGGTTTGATGTCCCTCTTGCTTTGATATTTCTCCGTATATATAATCGTTGCCACATTTACATctcataattacaaattaaggaGATCAAATCATATCCTGATTTTTCTAACTTATTTTTGGAAatctgataaatataattacaaattaacattattTCCTGATTCACAAAGAATGTGATTGATAGAAAGATAGGTATAAAGGATATTGGAAAAAATTTCTGGGCTTTGAAGTTTCCCATTCACCAAGAGATATCTCTATTTGTCACCGGCATCACTGCCTCAATTTTCTCACTAATTAGAAGATTCTTGGCAGCAAACTCCCGTCGACCTGGTTCTCACTTACATTAAGATGATGGACCTCTTTTTCATGATGTTGCTTTATATGGGTATTTGGTTGTTAACATTCTATATTTGACCATTGCTTTGCTTGATATATAATTTCCATTGCAAcaactttccaaattttcatCCAAGGGTCACTAGGTCATAGGTCATGGGTTTTCTTTAGTAGGACATCTTCTCTAGACTTACGCAATCACAATTATTGAGTTTGGATTGGTTTCTTCGACTCGTGTATGGACAAACAATGTAGTGGGGGATCGTTGCTTCTGTTTGTAATGCCAGTTAGGAGAGTCTGAGAGAAGagatatagagagagagagaggttgAGAGAGAAAAGGAGATGGGGAGGGAGACCATCTGAAGGGTCCTTCTAATTGAGGTGTATTGTCGGATTGGGCCGTTAGTACGCTTCATGCACGTTTCCGATAGACACAACCTTCAACAAGTGAATTTTCAAATACCAGCGGACAAACTTGTAAAAATGTGCAAGTGACTATTGAGAGTATCGATAGACTTTGAGGAAATTCACTTACCAACGAGCATGTCGGTTGAAAATGTGGTAGCAAATAAAGGGCACCAATATTAGCAATAAATTGGTTATGAATCAGAGAATAGAAGTTGATTCCAAATGATGTCCATATCTAGAGATGGCTCTTAGTCTTAGTTGAGAGCTTTACCATTCCCTAACTTAGATTTTGAGGCAAGTAAACTTCTATGCTACTATTTTGGATCCAAGTCAAGTTTCAGAAATTTAGGtcaaatcttattctttaattGAATGCAAAAATTTGGTTTTGCATTCATATGCATATTATGATCATGTGTTGCAGGAAGATGTGTTATGTTTCATCAGATTTGTGTTATCCAGCTATTTATAAAGGTACTGAAATCTCAATTTAGCTTttattgatttgatttctaggcTATGATATGCAATGAAAGtttaaagaatatttatttCTAGCTcttattctttatatttatttttcttatcttttctttattttctccttattttatcttattttgaataaactttataagaaaaaatatttatgttaaaaaatattttaaaaagaaaataactattaattgtgataaaatattaaaaaaaatgatataattctatatgataaatttgtatatcgttgtaattttagattttataaaatattatattttttatttaaatattatatgtatgTTAGGAgaacggtcgttttggcgttggtttcattCAAAattggacttacggtgaaggagaacggtgcaaaataacaaattctacaaacggagaagtcgggtattttagagagaaatttgggttgataaaaatttggaaaattgtatttaattgactaactaaatataagaaacaacatactcaaatttggaagaaaatagagaaagttttttggaacagttatcgatcactggtgtcaaacgataggttaTTCTTGTGTTTcgtctttggttttacggccgcCCTTTCAACTCATTTCtctctttttgttgttgttttattttattaacaattagagTTGATAAAACCCATTgatccctttatttatttttaaataaaaccaataattactaaaactaatgttttatcatttttttaacataatttaattactaaatattgttaatatttccaaactaatattttataaaataaagtaattaatcttttaaaatatattaataatcaaaactctcattcaaaataattaccctaatgatacttttttttatataaaatactcacattaaaatactatcatcattagagaatattcattatttatatataatactcacattaaaatactatcacattaaaaaatatataatataataaaataaaataaaatatttattatttatatcgctcatttaatataatgtgtatcaaactagcacatcatagaaaacattcatataacaaaaattaatcacaaagtttattaatttatattttataataattttaacatcaaattaattattgaaaattttatttaattaataaaatagtttatcataaaatttaagatgttacactttttttttccaatctaatgattaaaaattaatattgaaaagtttaaaaataatggCAGTAAGAAGACTGACACATAATTTTTATCATCTTATTTAATGTTTAGTttcctattattttttttggggAAAACTGACATACAACCTAAGTGGATTTTTTTTGCTACACTTACGAGAGGAGTATTGGGGAGAAAATAAACTTCCCGCCATAGCTTGCCTCAGGTGGAATGGAATTCTTAAGTCTTAGACCATCCTTCAAGAAGCACGTAGCATCACCACTTCCTACGCATTTCGTCGGTGAAAAGACCAGGTCCCAGGTCCCATTTCTACATCTCCGGTACCTATCTTATGGTCTAATTCACCTCGCAACGAAGGGCGCACTTTTCTTATCATAATTATATGTCAACTTACCTTATATTTCCATTATAAAAAAACTTACCTTATATTTGCTGACCTAAAGGAactataaatgaataaaaaaaattaggttttgttttgtataaaaaaatttgtatttagcGATCAATTTAAATAAGTAGCAAATCATTAGTCAATATTATACAAATaacttgataaaaaatattactaaataaTATCTCTAAAATCGATCACTAAATCAATCTCTAAAAAATGTCATTAAATCGATCTCTAGATTTAGTCACTAAATCGATCTCTAAATTCAATAACTTAATCGATCactactttataatttttttaaaaacagtcATAAATcacatattatatttaaaaatataagttttatataattaatatatatatttatattttattagaataaaaataggCATATTTTTATTGCAAAGTTCTTCTATTATGTTTCgacaaaataatcaaaataatagatATAAAGTATAACATATCTAATATAAAGAATGACCAATTGTAAATGACATACTTTTTAGGATTCAGTGGAGAGAGCAAAAATGAGTGGTAAATTACCTCATTACCGTTTAGGTTTCAATATTAGGATGTTAGAGTTAGGttatttgtttgataagatATTGATTATATAGCTTGACGGCTGAGGGCACATAGACCTCTCATTGAACTTGACATAATGATCTAATCCATCATGGttcattcaacaacaaaattctTACGTATAAATGAATGTTTAATactaattaatcataatttaattaatattatttttcgtAATTGATTATTGTCAATCCATAAtggattaattaaataatttatcttgtaAATAAGTAGTACTCAATTAGAAGACTTTGGAGATATAATTACTTATAAGCAATCTGTGTTGGGCAgttagtttttaattaattaattgtaattattttgtttgttgctCCTAATTGTAACCAACTGGTATATAAGTCAAAGTAAGCAATGCTAATTGCAGAGCAATGAGGAAAAGTTGCAGTTTTCAGATTATGGAGAAAACTGGCAGCATAAGTGTACAAACATTGTAATCATTTCATCTCATATTAGTGATAATTCAAAGTCGAATCAAGCCCCCCAGACGTAAGAGTTTAACTCTGAACAAGTTTTATAATTGCATGTGTTTATTTTGACATTGCAAGCTTTAATTCTGTTtgacagaaaacgaagaacgttcttcgttttacGAACTGATCAATCTCcattttacaaaaactaaaaatgttCTTGGTTTAATGACTGATTGATCtctgtttttaacaaaacaaatcTAACAATCTCCAACTTGAATAacaataatcaattataaaaagaatatgattttaataatagaatttCAATAACAACCAAAACACTTGTCATCCAAGAGAAATAAGCTTTAACACTGCAAAAATTGAATCACGTAAGAAAAACAAATCATACATATCAAagacttatattttatataagaatGATGACTTTAGAATGAaccaaacatttaaaaatactaaaataaactTTACTAACCCAAAATACAACAAACTTTAAGCAAAATGTACAATATGAATTATGGTGTTGTGGTTCTAccaatgaattttttaatttcataaatatcaTAGAATATAAACGTAGGTCtaagaataaattaatatcataGAATATCAATATAGGTCTAAAAATGTTATGTCTATAAGTTCATTCATAACACAATATCATTCCCGATAGGGGAATTAATATTATACTTGTACTTGTATTTTGTGACCTTACAATATGTGAAATATTGGTAATTGaagagaaatataatataattgtatGCCAAAGAATTATTATGTCTTTTCCAACAACTTAAACATTCAATTATGATACTTATTCACagtaaaagaatttaaatatatCTCAGTTTGATTGAATGAGACTTAATTTCAATGTATTGTAGAATATGTTTTAGTATGCACACAAGTATATCACAATATAATTAAGAATACATTTTTGAAGTATTTATAATTTGTGTACACACGCACTTCCACATAtcggatatatatatataaatgagatTTTGAATGCTCATTACAgtttaataatttcaaaaatattctaATGATATAATATACACTATTACTGATTggacatatataataatatttagacTCTCATTAGTTTAAAATTACTCTCTAATAATAGTCCGCTAGTTTAAAATTACTCTCTAgtgatataatatttaactgTGAAATACTAAATTTTTAGTGCAAATTTAATGCAAtaagatattatatttattaaacattttGTGTACACACTCACTATCTTACATATATAAACATGGGTGAGATTTTTATTAGAGcccacaaatatataaatactcTAATGATATAACAATCACTTAGTAGGATAGTAAATTTCTGGTGCAAAATTATCAATGTAAGTAGTTATAGAATATTATCATTATTAGATTTTCACATATTTAACTAAATATTTTGCCCAAAATAATATTGCATAGTTATTAAGACACGtggttaaataataataataataataataataataataataataataataataataataataatattatgaaaCTCCATATTTTCATGATTTGTCAATGACACGtggttaaatttttaaatatttactagttaaattaacataatttcTTCTTTGTAATGGAATTGATTCTACTATTGACGCCACTAAATTTCATCTAAATCCATATTGGAAAATAGACGGAGCTCTATAAGAGTGACACTCCTCAACTTATTAATGTAGTGAATCAGAAACACTTTTGATGAATActtattaacaattaattaataagttagaaattttgtttcttattttataagttaacaACCCAACATGCCAAGCTTCCAACCACACTGGCCATATTCAACAACTTTCTGCTAGGTGAAATATTTTCACAGGTATAATACATACCTTTATGCATATGCATTTATGCTGGAGTTTATAGTTTGGCTATACCATATAATGTGATTCTGTTCTAAATGGTTAGGATCCATTAAGGGCCAGTGACAAAGCCCTAACAAGCTGTGGACCctataaaatgaaagaagaagaTGCAATGGTTTATAGAAGACCCTATCTTATATCTGGCTCCTCAGGTTTTGCATTGAATGCAATTACCAGGACATTGAAGAAAGACCTCAAGGTGAATGCAATTACCAGGAAAATTATTGTCGAAATTTGTGTATCAAAATGAGAGACCATAAACAGAAAACTCAAAACTTTTGTGCTTAGTATAGATTTTGAATTGTATAAAATGTCACTATCTAAAAGTCATAATTAAGTAATTAACATTCTTGATGCATATATAACCAAGTTTTActatttttctttgatttgagaagtttgatttttgtttaaattcatCTTTCCTTCAGAGGTATGTGGAGGATATGCAGACAATACTTAAGGACGAAAGTTGTAACGTTCCAACGACGATATGTTGGGGTCAGAGGGATCGTTGGTTGAGCTATGATGGAGTTGAAGATTTTTGCAAAGATTCCAACCATACACTCATTCAAGTTCCAAAGGTAAAACTTATCATGTTCTTATTAACAATGCATTAGATCTTCAATTATTTTGATGCTAGTTTGGTAGGTTTGATGCTATACTTGTGTCTTTGTTAGTGTGTTTTGATCTTCgctaacaaaaattaattttcaatattgaattgattttgtaaaattaatttttattatgtttagATTAATTCGTGTAAAGTGAGTTGAATCAAAGATTCAAGACTAAAAGCAATTACAAATTCTAGCTTTAAGTTAGAACTAATTCTGCAGTTAAAATCAATTCTACTTGAACACAAcgaaacatatcaaaatcaattctagAATCAATTTTGAGAATAATAGTGTCTAGTTTGTTAGCTAGCTCAAAATGAAGAATAgtgtgaaaaatatattatttttcataaatctTTATATTCTCATAAGGGAACGACGTAATAAACTTCCCGCTCTTTGTAGGCTGGACATCATGCACAAGAAGATTGTGGTGAAGAACTTGGACAACTTATTTATggaataataagaaaaaaaaaattaaggatgagaacattaatttaatatttttcagttATACAATCATATTAATTTGCAGTCTCTAGAATATAAAGTAATTCTTATTGGAATTGAGTACACTAAACCAAATATGGCATCAACATTTTCAGAGTAAAATATTGATTCCATCGTGGATATATGGAGCCAAATGATGAATTGACAAATAGAGGCCAATCAATatctatctattatatatatttaaaatagacttccGATGTGACGTGTACATGTTGAGAGTATGCTCTCTTCCTTCAACAACTTCTTTAATCCCTATTTCTGTTTTTCCTCTTCtttccacaatttctttaatacctccaaaatctgtttgataatattattttataataaatttataaattataaaattattttataattatttata contains:
- the LOC113787674 gene encoding uncharacterized protein isoform X2, with product MFHQICVIQLFIKLTTQHAKLPTTLAIFNNFLLGEIFSQDPLRASDKALTSCGPYKMKEEDAMVYRRPYLISGSSGFALNAITRTLKKDLKRYVEDMQTILKDESCNVPTTICWGQRDRWLSYDGVEDFCKDSNHTLIQVPKNMCHHWSHLSMHWLLLKSHLLSKDIFHQF
- the LOC113787674 gene encoding uncharacterized protein isoform X1; this translates as MFHQICVIQLFIKLTTQHAKLPTTLAIFNNFLLGEIFSQDPLRASDKALTSCGPYKMKEEDAMVYRRPYLISGSSGFALNAITRTLKKDLKRYVEDMQTILKDESCNVPTTICWGQRDRWLSYDGVEDFCKDSNHTLIQVPKAGHHAQEDCGEELGQLIYGIIRKKKLRMRTLI